Proteins from one Bos indicus x Bos taurus breed Angus x Brahman F1 hybrid chromosome 19, Bos_hybrid_MaternalHap_v2.0, whole genome shotgun sequence genomic window:
- the LOC113877133 gene encoding primary amine oxidase, liver isozyme isoform X1 → MYPSCHCPEAPPRARNFQTLRRHRATRSVCPCVYLACCILIQEPEESRVLAMFIFIFLSLWTLLVMGREEGGVGNEEGVGKQCHPSLPPRCPSRSPSDQPWTHPDQSQLFADLSREELTTVMSFLTQQLGPDLVDAAQARPSDNCVFSVELQLPPKAAALAHLDRGSPPPAREALAIVFFGGQPQPNVTELVVGPLPQPSYMRDVTVERHGGALPYYRRPVLLREYLDIDQMIFNRELPQAAGVLHHCCSYKQGGQKLLTMNSAPRGVQSGDRSTWFGIYYNITKGGPYLHPVGLELLVDHKALDPADWTVQKVFFQGRYYENLTQLEEQFEAGQVNVVVIPDDGTGGFWSLKSQVPPGPTPPLQFHPQGPRFSVQGNRVASSLWTFSFGLGAFSGPRVFDVRFQGERLAYEISLQEAGAVYGGNTPAAMLTRYMDSGFGMGYFATPLIRGVDCPYLATYMDWHFVVESQTPKTLHDAFCVFEQNKGLPLRRHHSDFLSHYFGGVAQTVLVFRSVSTMLNYDYVWDMVFYPNGAIEVKLHATGYISSAFLFGAARRYGNQVGEHTLGPVHTHSAHYKVDLDVGGLENWVWAEDMAFVPTAIPWSPEHQIQRLQVTRKQLETEEQAAFPLGGASPRYLYLASKQSNKWGHPRGYRIQTVSFAGGPMPQNSPMERAFSWGRYQLAITQRKETEPSSSSVFNQNDPWTPTVDFSDFINNETIAGKDLVAWVTAGFLHIPHAEDIPNTVTVGNGVGFFLRPYNFFDQEPSMDSADSIYFREGQDAGSCEINPLACLPQAATCAPDLPVFSHGGYPEY, encoded by the exons TTTAGCGAtgttcatcttcatttttctgtccTTGTGGACTCttctggtgatgggcagggaggaaggTGGTGTTGGGAATGAGGAGGGAGTTGGGAAGCAATGTCATCCCAGCCTGCCTCCCCGCTGCCCCTCCAGATCCCCTAGTGACCAGCCCTGGACACACCCTGACCAGAGCCAGCTGTTTGCAGACCTGAGCCGAGAAGAGCTGACAACTGTGATGAGCTTCCTGACTCAGCAGCTGGGGCCAGACCTGGTGGATGCAGCCCAGGCCCGACCCTCAGACAACTGTGTCTTCTCGGTAGAACTTCAGCTGCCCCCCAAGGCTGCAGCCCTGGCCCACCTGGACAGGGGGAGCCCCCCACCTGCCCGGGAGGCACTGGCCATCGTCTTCTTTGGCGGACAACCCCAGCCCAATGTGACTGAGCTGGTAGTGGGGCCGCTGCCCCAGCCCTCCTACATGCGGGATGTGACCGTGGAGCGTCATGGTGGCGCCCTGCCCTATTACCGACGCCCCGTGCTTCTCCGAGAGTACCTGGACATAGACCAGATGATCTTCAACAGAGAGCTGCCCCAGGCTGCTGGTGTCCTGCACCACTGCTGCTCCTACAAACAAGGAGGACAGAAACTGTTGACCATGAACTCAGCTCCCCGTGGAGTGCAGTCAGGTGATAGGTCCACTTGGTTTGGCATCTACTATAACATCACAAAGGGTGGGCCTTACCTGCACCCCGTGGGGTTGGAGCTTCTGGTAGACCATAAGGCTCTGGACCCTGCCGATTGGACCGTCCAGAAGGTGTTCTTTCAAGGCCGCTACTATGAAAATCTGACCCAGCTGGAGGAGCAGTTTGAGGCTGGCCAGGTGAATGTGGTGGTGATCCCAGACGATGGCACAGGTGGGTTCTGGTCCCTGAAGTCCCAGGTGCCTCCGGGTCCAACTCCCCCTCTGCAGTTCCATCCTCAGGGCCCCCGCTTCAGTGTCCAGGGCAATCGAGTGGCCTCCTCATTGTGGACTTTCTCCTTTGGCCTCGGAGCTTTCAGTGGTCCTAGGGTCTTTGACGTTCGATTCCAGGGAGAACGGCTGGCTTATGAGATCAGCCTGCAAGAGGCTGGTGCTGTCTACGGTGGGAATACTCCAGCAGCAATGCTCACTCGCTATATGGATAGTGGCTTTGGCATGGGTTACTTCGCCACACCCCTGATTCGTGGCGTAGACTGCCCTTACCTGGCCACCTACATGGACTGGCACTTCGTTGTGGAGTCCCAAACCCCCAAGACACTACATGATGCCTTTTGTGTGTTTGAGCAGAACAAGGGCCTGCCCCTGAGGCGACACCACTCAGATTTTCTTTCCCACTATTTTGGGGGCGTTGCACAGACAGTGCTGGTCTTCAGGTCTGTGTCCACGATGCTCAACTATGACTATGTGTGGGATATGGTCTTCTACCCCAATGGGGCCATAGAAGTCAAATTGCATGCCACGGGCTACATCAGCTCAGCGTTCCTCTTTGGTGCTGCCCGAAGATACGGAAACCAGGTTGGGGAACACACGCTGGGCCCCGTCCACACCCACAGTGCCCACTACAAGGTGGATCTGGACGTGGGAG gactggaaaactgGGTCTGGGCTGAGGATATGGCTTTTGTCCCCACGGCGATACCCTGGAGCCCTGAGCACCAGATACAGAGGCTGCAGGTGACCCGGAAGCAGCTGGAGACCGAGGAGCAGGCTGCCTTCCCCCTGGGAGGGGCTTCCCCTCGCTACCTGTACCTGGCCAGCAAGCAGAGCAACAAGTGGGGGCACCCTCGCGGCTATCGCATCCAGACCGTCAGCTTTGCTGGGGGGCCGATGCCCCAGAACAGCCCCATGGAGAGAGCCTTCagctgggggag GTACCAGCTGGCCATAAcccagaggaaggagacagagcccAGCAGCTCCAGCGTCTTCAATCAGAATGACCCCTGGACTCCCACCGTGGACTTTTCTGACTTCATCAACAATGAGACCATTGCTGGAAAG GACTTGGTGGCCTGGGTGACAGCTGGTTTCCTGCACATCCCACAtgcagaggatattcccaacacGGTGACGGTGGGGAACGGTGTGGGCTTCTTCTTGAGACCCTACAACTTCTTTGACCAGGAGCCCTCCATGGATTCTGCTGACTCCATCTACTTCCGGGAAGGCCAGGATGCTGGGTCCTGTGAGATCAACCCCCTGGCTTGCCTGCCGCAGGCTGCTACCTGTGCCCCTGACCTCCCTGTCTTCTCCCACGGGGGCTACCCTGAGTACTAG
- the LOC113877133 gene encoding primary amine oxidase, liver isozyme isoform X2: MYPSCHCPEAPPRARNFQTLRRHRATRSVCPCVYLACCILIQEPEESRVLAMFIFIFLSLWTLLVMGREEGGVGNEEGVGKQCHPSLPPRCPSRSPSDQPWTHPDQSQLFADLSREELTTVMSFLTQQLGPDLVDAAQARPSDNCVFSVELQLPPKAAALAHLDRGSPPPAREALAIVFFGGQPQPNVTELVVGPLPQPSYMRDVTVERHGGALPYYRRPVLLREYLDIDQMIFNRELPQAAGVLHHCCSYKQGGQKLLTMNSAPRGVQSGDRSTWFGIYYNITKGGPYLHPVGLELLVDHKALDPADWTVQKVFFQGRYYENLTQLEEQFEAGQVNVVVIPDDGTGLENWVWAEDMAFVPTAIPWSPEHQIQRLQVTRKQLETEEQAAFPLGGASPRYLYLASKQSNKWGHPRGYRIQTVSFAGGPMPQNSPMERAFSWGRYQLAITQRKETEPSSSSVFNQNDPWTPTVDFSDFINNETIAGKDLVAWVTAGFLHIPHAEDIPNTVTVGNGVGFFLRPYNFFDQEPSMDSADSIYFREGQDAGSCEINPLACLPQAATCAPDLPVFSHGGYPEY; the protein is encoded by the exons TTTAGCGAtgttcatcttcatttttctgtccTTGTGGACTCttctggtgatgggcagggaggaaggTGGTGTTGGGAATGAGGAGGGAGTTGGGAAGCAATGTCATCCCAGCCTGCCTCCCCGCTGCCCCTCCAGATCCCCTAGTGACCAGCCCTGGACACACCCTGACCAGAGCCAGCTGTTTGCAGACCTGAGCCGAGAAGAGCTGACAACTGTGATGAGCTTCCTGACTCAGCAGCTGGGGCCAGACCTGGTGGATGCAGCCCAGGCCCGACCCTCAGACAACTGTGTCTTCTCGGTAGAACTTCAGCTGCCCCCCAAGGCTGCAGCCCTGGCCCACCTGGACAGGGGGAGCCCCCCACCTGCCCGGGAGGCACTGGCCATCGTCTTCTTTGGCGGACAACCCCAGCCCAATGTGACTGAGCTGGTAGTGGGGCCGCTGCCCCAGCCCTCCTACATGCGGGATGTGACCGTGGAGCGTCATGGTGGCGCCCTGCCCTATTACCGACGCCCCGTGCTTCTCCGAGAGTACCTGGACATAGACCAGATGATCTTCAACAGAGAGCTGCCCCAGGCTGCTGGTGTCCTGCACCACTGCTGCTCCTACAAACAAGGAGGACAGAAACTGTTGACCATGAACTCAGCTCCCCGTGGAGTGCAGTCAGGTGATAGGTCCACTTGGTTTGGCATCTACTATAACATCACAAAGGGTGGGCCTTACCTGCACCCCGTGGGGTTGGAGCTTCTGGTAGACCATAAGGCTCTGGACCCTGCCGATTGGACCGTCCAGAAGGTGTTCTTTCAAGGCCGCTACTATGAAAATCTGACCCAGCTGGAGGAGCAGTTTGAGGCTGGCCAGGTGAATGTGGTGGTGATCCCAGACGATGGCACAG gactggaaaactgGGTCTGGGCTGAGGATATGGCTTTTGTCCCCACGGCGATACCCTGGAGCCCTGAGCACCAGATACAGAGGCTGCAGGTGACCCGGAAGCAGCTGGAGACCGAGGAGCAGGCTGCCTTCCCCCTGGGAGGGGCTTCCCCTCGCTACCTGTACCTGGCCAGCAAGCAGAGCAACAAGTGGGGGCACCCTCGCGGCTATCGCATCCAGACCGTCAGCTTTGCTGGGGGGCCGATGCCCCAGAACAGCCCCATGGAGAGAGCCTTCagctgggggag GTACCAGCTGGCCATAAcccagaggaaggagacagagcccAGCAGCTCCAGCGTCTTCAATCAGAATGACCCCTGGACTCCCACCGTGGACTTTTCTGACTTCATCAACAATGAGACCATTGCTGGAAAG GACTTGGTGGCCTGGGTGACAGCTGGTTTCCTGCACATCCCACAtgcagaggatattcccaacacGGTGACGGTGGGGAACGGTGTGGGCTTCTTCTTGAGACCCTACAACTTCTTTGACCAGGAGCCCTCCATGGATTCTGCTGACTCCATCTACTTCCGGGAAGGCCAGGATGCTGGGTCCTGTGAGATCAACCCCCTGGCTTGCCTGCCGCAGGCTGCTACCTGTGCCCCTGACCTCCCTGTCTTCTCCCACGGGGGCTACCCTGAGTACTAG